Sequence from the Acidimicrobiales bacterium genome:
CGTCATCCCGAAGGAGCTGCGAGATGAGCTCGGGATCGAGCCGGGCGACGAGGTCAGCTTTTGGCGCCACGGTGACCATGTGGCGGTTCGCCCGGCGAGCCATCGGCGGCCCCTGCGAGGCCGTTTCGAAGGGTCGTCCCTCGTCGATGCTCTGACTGCGGAACGTGAGGTCGATCGCCGTCGAGAAGCTGCACGATGACGATCGTCCTCGACTCCTGGGCCGTGCTCAGGTACCTCGAGAACACCGAGCCGGCCGCGACCCTCGTCTCCGATCTCCTCGATGACGATCGGCCCCTGATGTCCTGGATCAACCTGGGAGAGGTGCACTACGTCCTACGTCGTGCACATGGCGAGGACGACGCCATGGAGGCCGTGCGCGACCTTCGCGACCTGATCGACGTCCGACTCCCAGACGAGCGCCTCGTGCTCGGCGCGGCCCGCCTGAAGGCTGACCACCCGATGGCCTACGCCGATGCATTCGGCGCTGCGCTCGCTGTCGCTGAAGATGCGACGCTGTGGACGGGCGACCCCGAGTTGCTCCTGGACGGGTCGCGGTGGCGGTGGAACGACCTACGTCATCGAGGCTGAGTCGCCCCGTATGTCCGTGACG
This genomic interval carries:
- a CDS encoding type II toxin-antitoxin system VapC family toxin; its protein translation is MTIVLDSWAVLRYLENTEPAATLVSDLLDDDRPLMSWINLGEVHYVLRRAHGEDDAMEAVRDLRDLIDVRLPDERLVLGAARLKADHPMAYADAFGAALAVAEDATLWTGDPELLLDGSRWRWNDLRHRG